A stretch of Saccharomyces cerevisiae S288C chromosome IV, complete sequence DNA encodes these proteins:
- the GIS1 gene encoding histone demethylase GIS1 (Histone demethylase and transcription factor; regulates genes during nutrient limitation; activity modulated by proteasome-mediated proteolysis; has JmjC and JmjN domain in N-terminus that interact, promoting stability and proper transcriptional activity; contains two transactivating domains downstream of Jmj domains and a C-terminal DNA binding domain; relocalizes to the cytosol in response to hypoxia; GIS1 has a paralog, RPH1, that arose from the whole genome duplication), whose product MEIKPVEVIDGVPVFKPSMMEFANFQYFIDEITKFGIENGIVKVIPPKEWLELLEGSPPAESLKTIQLDSPIQQQAKRWDKHENGVFSIENEYDNKSYNLTQWKNLAESLDSRISQGDFNDKTLKENCRVDSQQDCYDLAQLQILESDFWKTIAFSKPFYAVDENSSIFPYDLTLWNLNNLPDSINSSNRRLLTGQSKCIFPWHLDEQNKCSINYLHFGAPKQWYSIPSANTDQFLKILSKEPSSNKENCPAFIRHQNIITSPDFLRKNNIKFNRVVQFQHEFIITFPYCMYSGFNYGYNFGESIEFILDQQAVVRKQPLKCGCGNKKEERKSGPFSNLSYDSNESEQRGSITDNDNDLFQKVRSFDELLNHSSQELQNLEDNKNPLFSNINMNRPQSSSLRSTTPNGVNQFLNMNQTTISRISSPLLSRMMDLSNIVEPTLDDPGSKFKRKVLTPQLPQMNIPSNSSNFGTPSLTNTNSLLSNITATSTNPSTTTNGSQNHNNVNANGINTSAAASINNNISSTNNSANNSSSNNNVSTVPSSMMHSSTLNGTSGLGGDNDDNMLALSLATLANSATASPRLTLPPLSSPMNPNGHTSYNGNMMNNNSGNGSNGSNSYSNGVTTAAATTTSAPHNLSIVSPNPTYSPNPLSLYLTNSKNPLNSGLAPLSPSTSNIPFLKRNNVVTLNISREASKSPISSFVNDYRSPLGVSNPLMYSSTINDYSNGTGIRQNSNNINPLDAGPSFSPLHKKPKILNGNDNSNLDSNNFDYSFTGNKQESNPSILNNNTNNNDNYRTSSMNNNGNNYQAHSSKFGENEVIMSDHGKIYICRECNRQFSSGHHLTRHKKSVHSGEKPHSCPRCGKRFKRRDHVLQHLNKKIPCTQEMENTKLAES is encoded by the coding sequence ATGGAAATCAAGCCAGTTGAGGTTATTGATGGCGTTCCGGTTTTTAAGCCGTCTATGATGGAGTTTgcaaatttccaatatttcattgatgaaattaCTAAATTCGGAATAGAAAATGGTATTGTCAAAGTCATTCCTCCCAAAGAATGGCTGGAGCTTTTAGAAGGCTCACCTCCTGCGGAAAGTTTAAAGACTATACAACTAGACTCCCCGATTCAACAACAAGCCAAGCGATGGGACAAACATGAAAACGGTGTATTTAGCATCGAAAACGAGTATGACAATAAGTCGTACAATTTAACACAGTGGAAGAACTTGGCCGAAAGTCTAGACTCTCGAATAAGTCAAGGTGATTTTAATGATAAAACtttaaaggaaaattgCCGCGTAGATAGTCAGCAGGATTGTTATGATTTGGCACAGTTACAAATTTTAGAAAGTGATTTTTGGAAAACCATCGCTTTTTCGAAACCTTTTTATGCAGTGGACGAAAACTCTTCAATTTTCCCCTATGATTTAACTTTATGgaatttgaataatttgCCAGATTCTATAAACTCAAGTAACAGACGGTTACTTACTGGTCAGTCTAAATGCATTTTTCCATGGCATTTGGACGAACAGAATAAATGCTCTATAAACTACTTGCATTTCGGTGCTCCCAAACAATGGTATTCCATACCGTCCGCAAACACAgaccaatttttgaaaattttatcaaaggAACCATCAAGTAATAAGGAAAATTGTCCAGCTTTTATTAGACATCAAAACATCATAACTTCTCCCGATTTCTTGcgaaaaaataatataaaatttaATAGAGTGGTGCAGTTCCAACATGAATTCATCATTACTTTCCCTTATTGCATGTACTCCGGATTCAATTATGGTTACAATTTTGGCGAATCTATTGAGTTCATATTAGATCAGCAAGCTGTCGTTAGAAAGCAACCTTTAAAATGCGGCTGTGGAAACAAGAAGGAAGAGCGAAAATCTGGTCcgttttcaaatttatctTATGATTCTAATGAGTCGGAGCAACGAGGCTCCATTACTGATAATGATAACgatttatttcaaaaagttcgAAGTTTTGATGAATTACTAAACCATTCCTCTCAAGAGTTACAAAATTTAGAAGACAATAAGAACCCCTTGTTCTCCAATATTAATATGAACAGACCGCAAAGTAGTTCTCTTCGGTCTACTACCCCTAATGGTGTAAACCAGTTCCTGAACATGAATCAAACTACCATAAGCAGAATTTCTTCCCCGTTGTTATCAAGGATGATGGACTTATCAAATATTGTGGAACCCACTTTGGATGATCCGGGTTCCAAGTTCAAAAGGAAAGTTTTAACTCCGCAATTACCGCAGATGAATATTCCGTCTAATTCTAGTAATTTTGGCACCCCTTCTCTAACTAATACAAACTCCTTACTATCTAATATAACGGCTACATCAACCAACCCATCGACAACTACAAATGGCAGCCAAAACCACAATAATGTTAACGCCAATGGCATTAACACCTCTGCAGCCGCATCtatcaataataacattAGCAGTACCAATAATAGCGCTAATAATAGTAGTAGTAATAATAACGTTTCCACTGTGCCTTCTTCAATGATGCATTCGTCCACTTTAAATGGGACTTCAGGTCTAGGCGGCGATAACGATGACAATATGTTAGCTTTAAGTTTAGCGACACTGGCTAACAGCGCTACTGCGTCACCAAGATTGACGTTACCGCCGCTGTCGTCACCAATGAATCCGAACGGCCACACCTCATATAATGGCAATATGATGAACAACAACAGTGGTAATGGTAGCAACGGTAGCAACAGCTATTCTAACGGTGTGACTACGGCTGCTGCCACAACTACATCAGCGCCTCACAATCTATCCATAGTGTCCCCTAATCCAACATACAGTCCGAATCCCCTATCTCTTTATTTGACCAACTCCAAAAATCCATTAAATTCAGGTCTTGCACCCTTATCACCTTCAACATCTAACATCCCATTTCTCAAGAGGAATAATGTGGTTACattaaatatttcaagaGAAGCTTCAAAGAGCCCtatatcttcttttgtaaATGACTATAGATCTCCGTTGGGTGTAAGCAATCCACTCATGTATTCTTCCACAATCAACGATTATTCAAACGGTACTGGAATTCGCcaaaatagtaataatattaatcCCTTAGATGCAGGTCCATCTTTTTCTCCTCTCCACAAAAAACCCAAAATACTCAACGGTAATGATAATAGCAATCTGGACAGTAATAATTTTGATTACAGTTTCACGGGTAACAAGCAAGAATCTAATCCATCAATCTTGAACaataatactaataataatgataacTATCGTACATCTTCAATGAACAATAACGGCAACAATTATCAAGCGCATTCTTCTAAGTTCGGTGAAAATGAGGTCATTATGTCAGATCATGGTAAGATTTACATTTGTCGGGAATGTAATAGACAGTTTTCCTCTGGTCACCATCTAACAAGACATAAAAAGTCAGTTCATTCCGGTGAGAAACCCCATTCTTGCCCAAGATGCGGTAAAAGATTCAAGAGAAGAGACCATGTTCTGCAAcatttaaataaaaaaattccatgCACtcaagaaatggaaaatacTAAATTAGCTGAATCATAG
- the DNF2 gene encoding aminophospholipid-translocating P4-type ATPase DNF2 (Aminophospholipid translocase (flippase); type 4 P-type ATPase; involved in phospholipid translocation, contributing to endocytosis, protein transport, and cellular polarization; localizes primarily to the plasma membrane; localizes to the shmoo tip where it has a redundant role in the cellular response to mating pheromone; DNF2 has a paralog, DNF1, that arose from the whole genome duplication) → MSSPSKPTSPFVDDIEHESGSASNGLSSMSPFDDSFQFEKPSSAHGNIEVAKTGGSVLKRQSKPMKDISTPDLSKVTFDGIDDYSNDNDINDDDELNGKKTEIHEHENEVDDDLHSFQATPMPNTGGFEDVELDNNEGSNNDSQADHKLKRVRFGTRRNKSGRIDINRSKTLKWAKKNFHNAIDEFSTKEDSLENSALQNRSDELRTVYYNLPLPEDMLDEDGLPLAVYPRNKIRTTKYTPLTFFPKNILFQFHNFANIYFLILLILGAFQIFGVTNPGFASVPLIVIVIITAIKDGIEDSRRTVLDLEVNNTRTHILSGVKNENVAVDNVSLWRRFKKANTRALIKIFEYFSENLTAAGREKKLQKKREELRRKRNSRSFGPRGSLDSIGSYRMSADFGRPSLDYENLNQTMSQANRYNDGENLVDRTLQPNPECRFAKDYWKNVKVGDIVRVHNNDEIPADMILLSTSDVDGACYVETKNLDGETNLKVRQSLKCSKIIKSSRDITRTKFWVESEGPHANLYSYQGNFKWQDTQNGNIRNEPVNINNLLLRGCTLRNTKWAMGMVIFTGDDTKIMINAGVTPTKKSRISRELNFSVILNFVLLFILCFTAGIVNGVYYKQKPRSRDYFEFGTIGGSASTNGFVSFWVAVILYQSLVPISLYISVEIIKTAQAIFIYTDVLLYNAKLDYPCTPKSWNISDDLGQIEYIFSDKTGTLTQNVMEFKKCTINGVSYGRAYTEALAGLRKRQGVDVESEGRREKEEIAKDRETMIDELRSMSDNTQFCPEDLTFVSKEIVEDLKGSSGDHQQKCCEHFLLALALCHSVLVEPNKDDPKKLDIKAQSPDESALVSTARQLGYSFVGSSKSGLIVEIQGVQKEFQVLNVLEFNSSRKRMSCIIKIPGSTPKDEPKALLICKGADSVIYSRLDRTQNDATLLEKTALHLEEYATEGLRTLCLAQRELTWSEYERWVKTYDVAAASVTNREEELDKVTDVIERELILLGGTAIEDRLQDGVPDSIALLAEAGIKLWVLTGDKVETAINIGFSCNVLNNDMELLVVKASGEDVEEFGSDPIQVVNNLVTKYLREKFGMSGSEEELKEAKREHGLPQGNFAVIIDGDALKVALNGEEMRRKFLLLCKNCKAVLCCRVSPAQKAAVVKLVKKTLDVMTLAIGDGSNDVAMIQSADVGVGIAGEEGRQAVMCSDYAIGQFRYVTRLVLVHGKWCYKRLAEMIPQFFYKNVIFTLSLFWYGIYNNFDGSYLFEYTYLTFYNLAFTSVPVILLAVLDQDVSDTVSMLVPQLYRVGILRKEWNQTKFLWYMLDGVYQSVICFFFPYLAYHKNMVVTENGLGLDHRYFVGVFVTAIAVTSCNFYVFMEQYRWDWFCGLFICLSLAVFYGWTGIWTSSSSSNEFYKGAARVFAQPAYWAVLFVGVLFCLLPRFTIDCIRKIFYPKDIEIVREMWLRGDFDLYPQGYDPTDPSRPRINEIRPLTDFKEPISLDTHFDGVSHSQETIVTEEIPMSILNGEQGSRKGYRVSTTLERRDQLSPVTTTNNLPRRSMASARGNKLRTSLDRTREEMLANHQLDTRYSVERARASLDLPGINHAETLLSQRSRDR, encoded by the coding sequence ATGTCAAGTCCCTCCAAACCCACTTCTCCCTTCGTGGATGATATTGAGCATGAATCGGGATCAGCATCTAATGGTCTGTCGTCCATGTCACCATTTGACGatagttttcaatttgaaaaacccAGTAGTGCGCATGGAAATATTGAAGTAGCGAAAACCGGCGGTTCTGTTTTGAAGCGACAATCTAAGCCAATGAAAGATATTAGCACACCCGATCTCTCAAAAGTTACTTTTGATGGAATCGATGATTATAGTAACGATAATGATattaatgatgatgatgaactcaATGGTAAAAAAACCGAGATACATGAACACGAAAATGAGGTGGATGATGACCTCCATTCGTTCCAGGCAACACCTATGCCTAATACTGGAGGCTTTGAGGATGTTGAGTTGGATAACAATGAAGGTAGCAACAATGATTCCCAGGCAGATCATAAGTTGAAAAGAGTACGTTTTGgtacaagaagaaataagtCAGGTAGGATAGATATAAATAGGTCAAAAACATTGAAATGGGCCAAGAAGAACTTCCACAATGCTATTGATGAATTCAGTacaaaagaagacagtCTCGAAAATTCAGCCTTGCAAAATAGGTCTGATGAGTTGAGAACAGTTTACTATAATTTACCCTTGCCGGAGGACATGCTTGACGAGGACGGCTTACCGTTGGCAGTTTACCCGCGTAATAAAATCAGGACTACGAAGTATACTCCATTAACATTTTTTCCCAAGAAcattcttttccaatttcatAATTTTGCCaatatttactttttaatACTGTTGATTCTAGGtgcttttcaaatatttggtgTGACAAATCCAGGTTTTGCATCCGTTCCCCTAATTGTCATCGTAATTATCACTGCTATTAAGGATGGTATCGAAGATTCCAGAAGGACTGTATTGGATTTAGAAGTTAATAATACAAGAACACATATCTTAAGCGGGGtgaagaatgaaaatgttgCTGTTGATAACGTTTCCTTATGGAGGCGTTTCAAGAAAGCGAATACAAGGGCATtgattaaaatttttgagtatttttcagaaaacCTCACTGCTGCTGGTAGAGAAAAGAAgttacagaaaaaaagggaagaaTTACGAAGGAAGAGGAACTCGAGAAGCTTTGGGCCACGTGGGTCTCTGGATTCAATTGGTAGTTACAGAATGTCTGCCGACTTTGGTCGTCCCTCTTTGGATTATGAGAACCTGAATCAAACAATGTCACAGGCTAACAGGTATAACGATGGTGAAAATTTAGTTGATCGAACGCTACAGCCAAACCCTGAATGTAGGTTTGCCAAGGATTACTGGAAAAATGTTAAAGTTGGTGATATTGTTCGTGTTCACAATAACGATGAAATTCCTGCTGATATGATCTTATTATCGACATCAGATGTTGATGGCGCTTGTTATGTggaaaccaaaaatttgGATGGTGAAACAAATCTAAAGGTCCGTCAATCATTAAAATGTAGCAAGATTATTAAGAGTTCAAGGGATATTACCAGGACGAAGTTTTGGGTTGAAAGTGAAGGCCCACATGCCAACTTGTATTCTTATCAAGGTAATTTCAAATGGCAAGATACACAAAATGGAAACATCAGAAATGAGCCTGTAAATATCAATAACTTATTATTGAGAGGTTGTACCTTGAGAAACACTAAGTGGGCCATGGGTATGGTTATTTTTACTGGTGACGATACCAAGATTATGATAAACGCTGGTGTCACTCCAACCAAAAAATCCAGAATTTCAAGAGAgttgaatttttctgtgattttgaattttgtaCTATTGTTTATCCTATGTTTCACTGCTGGTATTGTTAACGGTGTTTATTATAAACAGAAACCTCGATCGAGAgattattttgaatttggtaCCATTGGAGGTTCTGCCTCAACTAACggttttgtttctttttgggTGGCGGTTATTCTTTATCAGTCATTGGTTCCGATCTCTTTATATATTTCTGTGGAAATTATTAAGACAGCACAGGCTATTTTCATTTACACTGATGTTTTGTTGTATAATGCCAAGCTAGACTATCCATGTACACCAAAGTCGTGGAACATCTCCGATGATTTGGGTCAAATTGagtatattttttcagataAAACAGGCACCTTGACACAAAATGTGAtggaattcaaaaaatgtaCTATTAACGGTGTGTCTTATGGACGTGCCTATACGGAGGCACTAGCAGGCCTGAGGAAGAGACAAGGTGTTGATGTCGAATCGGAAGGTCGTCGCGAAAAGGAAGAGATAGCAAAAGATAGGGAAACAATGATCGACGAATTAAGATCAATGAGTGATAATACACAGTTTTGTCCGGAGGATTTAACTTTTGTATCTAAGGAAATTGTGGAAGACTTGAAAGGATCCAGTGGCGACCATCAACAAAAGTGCTGTGAACACTTTTTGCTGGCGCTCGCATTATGTCATTCTGTCCTTGTGGAGCCAAATAAAGATGATCCTAAAAAACTGGACATCAAGGCTCAATCACCTGATGAGTCTGCCTTAGTTTCCACCGCCAGACAATTAGGGTACAGTTTCGTTGGTAGTTCAAAAAGTGGATTGATAGTAGAGATCCAGGGTGTTCAAAAGGAGTTCCAAGTTCTGAACGTACTTGAATTCAATTCGTCGAGAAAAAGGATGAGTTGCATTATCAAGATCCCTGGCTCTACACCAAAGGATGAACCTAAAGCACTGTTAATATGTAAAGGTGCGGATTCCGTTATCTATTCAAGATTAGATCGCACTCAAAACGACGCTACTTTGTTGGAAAAGACGGCCCTCCATTTGGAAGAATATGCCACAGAAGGTTTAAGAACATTATGTTTGGCTCAAAGAGAGCTCACGTGGTCCGAGTATGAACGTTGGGTTAAGACTTATGATGTGGCCGCTGCATCCGTTACTAATAGGGAGGAAGAGTTGGACAAAGTTACTGACGTTATTGAACGTGAGCTTATTTTGCTTGGTGGTACGGCCATTGAGGATCGTTTACAAGATGGTGTTCCTGATTCGATTGCCCTCTTGGCCGAGGCCGGTATTAAGTTATGGGTCCTAACGGGTGATAAAGTGGAAACTGCCATTAACATTGGTTTTTCCTGCAATGTTTTGAACAATGATATGGAATTATTGGTTGTGAAGGCTTCCGGCGAAGATGTAGAAGAATTTGGTAGTGACCCTATTCAAGTGGTTAACAATTTGGTGACAAAATACTTAAGGGAAAAATTTGGCATGAGTGGATCCGAGGAGGAGTTAAAAGAAGCTAAAAGAGAGCATGGTTTGCCACAGGGAAATTTTGCTGTCATTATCGATGGCGATGCGCTAAAAGTTGCTTTGAATGGTGAAGAAATGAGACGCAAGTTCTTGCTACTGTGTAAGAATTGTAAAGCTGTTTTGTGTTGCAGAGTTTCTCCAGCACAAAAGGCTGCAGTGGTCAAGTTGGTAAAAAAGACCTTAGACGTTATGACCTTGGCCATTGGTGATGGTTCGAATGATGTAGCCATGATTCAATCGGCGGACGTTGGTGTTGGTATCGCGGGTGAAGAAGGCAGACAAGCTGTCATGTGTTCTGATTATGCCATCGGGCAGTTCAGATATGTGACAAGACTGGTATTGGTGCATGGTAAATGGTGTTATAAGAGACTGGCAGAGATGATCCCACAGTTTTTCTACAAGAACGTTATTTTTACGCTATCCCTGTTCTGGTATGGTATTTACAATAATTTCGATGGGTCGTATTTGTTTGAGTATACGTACTTGACATTCTACAATCTTGCATTCACATCCGTACCTGTTATTTTACTAGCAGTACTCGACCAAGATGTTTCCGACACCGTTTCGATGCTGGTGCCACAGTTGTACCGTGTGGGTATCctaagaaaagaatggaaCCAAACCAAATTTCTTTGGTACATGTTGGATGGTGTATACCAATCTGTGATatgcttctttttccccTATTTGGCGTACCATAAAAACATGGTTGTAACTGAAAATGGCCTTGGACTAGACCACCGTTACTTTGTCGGTGTCTTCGTTACAGCAATTGCAGTCACTTCATGTAACTTTTACGTCTTCATGGAACAGTATAGATGGGACTGGTTCTGTGGCCTATTCATATGTCTATCACTGGCCGTGTTTTACGGCTGGACGGGTATATGGACAAGCTCGTCGTCAAGTAACGAATTTTACAAGGGTGCGGCGCGTGTATTCGCACAACCTGCCTATTGGGCAGTACTTTTCGTTGGCGTGCTGTTCTGCCTACTGCCAAGATTCACCATTGACTGTATCAGAAAGATATTCTATCCGAAAGATATAGAGATCGTTAGAGAAATGTGGTTACGCGGTGATTTTGACCTCTACCCACAAGGCTACGACCCTACGGACCCTAGCAGGCCCAGAATAAACGAAATACGTCCCCTTACAGATTTCAAAGAGCCCATTTCACTGGACACTCATTTTGATGGTGTCAGCCACTCACAAGAGACCATAGTCACAGAGGAAATACCAATGAGTATACTCAATGGTGAGCAAGGCTCGCGCAAGGGGTACCGTGTCTCTACCACTCTGGAACGCCGTGACCAGCTCAGCCCCGTTACAACAACGAACAACTTGCCTAGAAGATCAATGGCCAGTGCCCGCGGAAATAAGCTCAGAACTTCGCTGGATCGCACAAGAGAAGAGATGCTTGCCAACCACCAACTGGACACAAGATACTCCGTGGAAAGAGCACGTGCCTCGCTGGATCTGCCGGGTATCAATCATGCAGAGACGCTGCTCAGCCAGCGCAGCAGGGACCGTTAA